The Coffea arabica cultivar ET-39 chromosome 10e, Coffea Arabica ET-39 HiFi, whole genome shotgun sequence region tatttcaaaaataacatattacataatttattttaaagataaatattgtttttaataattttttacacttaaaattcGTAAGTAACCTAGATAATTGCActaaatatagataaaattttacacttgaagtttggtggatcactaattaaatttatgttttgctgattcttatatgaattaattattctatagcaaattaaattaaatgagcatttgttatgacattatttattaaaatttatatCCTATATcctatataaaaaattataagatataatatttaaatatatttagtgatCTACTTGTTCAACCACTTATCCACTGGTTGAACCAGTAATCCGTTGACACACCTCCTTTGTCGGTCTCCTTTCCggaccgggtttaataactatggcgAGTAGGGTTTGGTGAAGCAAAGAAATAATGAGAAAGGATTGGCTTGTCCATGCACACTCCTAGAATCAGTAGTAGGGTCGTGGAGTACGCTTTTAGCATGTGCGGTGttggaaaaagagagaaatgacAGGGCAGTACGATGGGAGCCAAGTCAGCCAACTACTAGATTGGacagactttttttttcttctttttttctttttggatagTGGATTGATTACACAGACTATTTAAGAGGATAGTATATTCTAAAAGAATTTTAACAAACACAAGAAAATTTTCTGAAAATACCCAATTAATTTAGGGGAAATCATTGCATGAAAATATTTATCTGACGATAGATTTTACATTGACGAACAAACATTATTGTTATTAATTTGTTGTTCATGTTTCTTGGGACTGGGTAATTATGGTAGGGTGAAGGCGTGCACTGTGGTGGGTGAAGTTTTGTGCCTCTTACTTACCCGTTACCAGTacatttcatttattcatgGACCCGTGTTAAAATTGCTTTCGCGTTATGTTTTCGAGCCAACAAATATGGCATATAATAACTTTTTTACAAAAGTCTGATGACAGCAAACGGGTTTTGGCAGGAATAAAAAGAGTAAAGCTGCAAATGGGTCCCCGCATGAATGCTACATACCTACCGGGACTCGGGGCACGGACGGTTGCAGGACTCCTGTAACCCTGTCAATTTTAGTCATTATCAACTGCGCGTAACTTTCTTTGTACatcgtgtaacttttttttcacaggatatattttcacaacagatagTGATGGATCCCACACTTGACgcgaaaatcgagttacatggTGTAATCTCAGCCGCACAAAATTTTAAGGGCCAATCTTGCCCCTTAACCGTGCAGGGATGGCAGTATGATTGAATTAAATATCTTTTTGTCCTCAAGGAATCAAGAGTCAACCACAAAGATTCCACTTCATTATCCGGCCGATGGATCCAAAATTGAGACTTTTCATTATTATTTTGGGAATGCTTCCATTCTCCTAACAAAGAAAACCATAGGATTCCAGAgattcaatcaaatcacctatGGAGCAGACATCAAACGACGAATCTAAAACTCGTAGATTCAGAGTTTTGATGTTCCCATGGCTAGCTCATGGCCACATGTCTCCCTTCTTAGAACTATCCAAGAGACTTGCCAAAAACAACTTCCAGATCTACTTTTGTTCCACTGAGATCAATCTGAGTTTCATCAAGAAAGATAGAAACTTGGACGAGTACTTCTCCGCTCATTCAATAGAATTAGTGCAACTTGATTTGCCACACTTCCCTGAACTCCCTCCACACTATCACACAACAAAAAACCTCCCACCTCATCTGAATCCAACCCTCCATGTTGCGTTTTACATGGGAAGGACCAACTTCCAAAACATCCTAAACATTTTGCAGCCAGATTTGCTAATCTACGACATGTTCCAAGCATGGGCCTCGGAGCTGGCTTCAATGTTTCATATCCCAGCTGTTCTTTTCTTAGGCGGTGGAGCAGTTTTCTGGTCTTGGTCGTACTTTTACGATATCATCAATAAAGGATACTCCGGTATCGATGGGACTTACCCTTTTCCTGCAATTTTTCTCCGGGATTATGAAATAAAGAGGATGGCAGCATTTCGCcaagaatcaaaagaaaaagttcCCGAAGAAGTTGTGCTATCCAAAACTAAGGGCTTTGAAGTATCTTCTGACATTGTTTTGCTGAAAGCCTGCAGAGAGATTGACGGGAAATACATTGATCACTTATCTTCCTCTCGTGGGAAGAAGATTTTAGCTGTTGGTCCTCTTAttgaactaaaacatgatgatACCAAGATGGAGGAGGAGACGGAAAACAGTTCCCATATCATTGAATTTCTGAATGGTAGAGAGGAATCATCAGTGGTTTATGTTTGTTTCGGGAGCGAATACTTTTTGTCTGAGGAAGAAAGGGAAGAGATGGCATACGGGCTGGAGCTGAGTAATGCTAACTTCGTATGGGTAGTCAGATTCCCCGTGGGACATGCCATTGCCCTTGAAGAAGCTCTACCAGAAGAGTTTCTCGAGAGGGTGAAAGACAGAGGTGTGGTGGTGGATGGATGGGCACCGCAGGCTAAAATTCTTGAGCATCCAAGCACTGGTGGTTTTGTAAGCCATTGCGGATGGAGTTCTTTTATGGAAAGCTTATATTATGGGGTTCCATTGTTAGCCTTGCCCATGCTTTATGATCAGCCTTTCCAAGCTAGACTTGCGGTGGAGATTGGTGTTGGCATTGAGATATTGAGGGATGAAGATGGGCGGATCAAGAGGGAAAATGTTGCTAAAGTCATAAAAGAGGTGGTCGTAGAGAAGATAGAGCTGGGAGAATCAGTGAAACAAAAGGCTAAGGAATTGAGTCACAAGTTGAGGGAAGAAGGTGAAGGGCAGTTGCATGAAGCAGTAGAGAAGCTCAAGAGTTTATGCAGCAAGAACCAGTCGCAAGAACAGTGAATCCAAGGAATCCCATGTATCTCAATAATGTTTATGATGAACTATTCTATGCTATGGATGCGTAAAGATTATTTACATTCATGTGCGGATGATGTATGCCAAAGAAAAATGCCTATCATGGTCTTGAAATTTCATAAAAGTTATGGTTTTTACAGCTCTTTTTTGTGAAATAACTCGTGCAGCATGCTATTCTGAAACTTGGCATTCAATGCAACTTTTAGTGACACAGCAAACTAACTTTCATTTGGCCACAACTAGGTGTTtgtatcccaaaaaaaaaaaagtactttttctatcttaATTAGTTTCAAAACATGTACAAGCAGCTTCTTTAATTTGTATTCGCTTCatttcaaattttccaacaagcGAAAATAAAACTGTCACTTTAGAAGACTTGGATAAATAATTGTTTGGTTCACTCAAGCAATTAAGTCGAAAGGGCTCTGAAACTTCATCAGAATATGAAAATTCATAGTGAGCAATCAACATATATATGCGTGGTAACTACTAAAGAGTTTAGTTAGTTTAATCATGTCACATATTGCTATTCGTTGTTACATGAAACCAGTAGCTGttttttaaaaagaataaaagtaTCTGCTGTCACTAATTTTTTGCCATGAAAAATACTTTTAGATGGCTTCCATTGATGAGCATCACGCATTGAAAGAGCATTAGTGATCAAGAAACACTTTATGATGGAAGCCCATTTAGTTACAGCAAAAAAGAGTGGTcctacctcttttttttttcgaattcCAGAGCCGGCAATGAGTTGAGCAGCGATAATGGAAGAAGTTGCAGAATCAGCATTACTGTTGAAAAGCCAAAGGATGAACTCCTCATTCCATCCGTGATAGCTGAGAGCCAGAGCAGTATCTTCAAAAATAAATGTACAAGTCAGACGTGCTTCACTTAAGTTTCATAAAGCACAAATGCTTTTTATCTACAAAATCTAAATACAGTTCACATATTACCCATACAAGTATGTTGTCCATCTGTGACAGCATAGCTTTCCTCTCGGATATCAGATCAAGAAAAAGTCGAAGCTTATACATAACTATGCATTAACCAGAGTTCTTGCACGTCTGACTCTGAGAAGAAGCATTGGTAGTCAATGCAAGGGCCAGGAGTCCCTGCATGTCATAAACTGACTTTAAGTGTCCATTCAGGCTAGCTAAAGACCTATAGACCTCTTTCCTTTGTGTATGCCTTGTATCCTTAGCTAAAAATTCATGCACACTGTTTCCTATTTGGATTGAGCTACAACCAGGTACCTTTTCTGTTCCCTGTTGCCTACTTGCTACACGGACGTCCAATGCATCTTGCCATCTTCCAACATGCAAGCTTAAATTTGCAATCAATGTTAAGTAACCAGGATTCATTGGCTCTTGCTCGAAGATCTTTCTTGTCAGTGACTCCAACAACTTTCCATTACCATGGATCTTACAAGCAGAAAGTAAAGTAGCCCAAATGACAGCATTAGGTTGTAAATGCATGCTCTCTATGATCCTTAATGCCTCTTCCAACTTTCCTGCTCGACCAAGGAGATCAACCATGCAGCCATAATGCTCAATTCGTGGTGTAATATCAAAGTCGTGCACCATCTGATCATAAACCCTTTTACCTTCTTTCACCAGTCCTCCATGTGTACAAGCTGAAAGAACTGCAATAAAAATCACATCATCTGGTTTTAGTCCTTCTGAGCACATTTCATCGTATAGGTCT contains the following coding sequences:
- the LOC113712744 gene encoding UDP-glucosyltransferase 29-like, with protein sequence MEQTSNDESKTRRFRVLMFPWLAHGHMSPFLELSKRLAKNNFQIYFCSTEINLSFIKKDRNLDEYFSAHSIELVQLDLPHFPELPPHYHTTKNLPPHLNPTLHVAFYMGRTNFQNILNILQPDLLIYDMFQAWASELASMFHIPAVLFLGGGAVFWSWSYFYDIINKGYSGIDGTYPFPAIFLRDYEIKRMAAFRQESKEKVPEEVVLSKTKGFEVSSDIVLLKACREIDGKYIDHLSSSRGKKILAVGPLIELKHDDTKMEEETENSSHIIEFLNGREESSVVYVCFGSEYFLSEEEREEMAYGLELSNANFVWVVRFPVGHAIALEEALPEEFLERVKDRGVVVDGWAPQAKILEHPSTGGFVSHCGWSSFMESLYYGVPLLALPMLYDQPFQARLAVEIGVGIEILRDEDGRIKRENVAKVIKEVVVEKIELGESVKQKAKELSHKLREEGEGQLHEAVEKLKSLCSKNQSQEQ